The following are from one region of the Anaerohalosphaeraceae bacterium genome:
- the proC gene encoding pyrroline-5-carboxylate reductase, giving the protein MENKTLGFIGGGNMAQALLKGLLQQGIYQPKQIWVSDVLPERLDFLRQTYGVHTSADNRAAAEQADVLILAVKPQQMAAVLEEIAGSIRRGALVISIAAGVRTAKIRSFVPQNPVIRVMPNTPAMVSAGAAALYNAGALPEQMQEALRIFESVGKTVIAEREELLDAVTAVSGSGPAYFFLLMEEMLKAAAELGLDEATARALVLQTAKGAALLAEEAAGRGETPELLRKKVTSPGGTTEAALKVFADHSFGVMVRQALFAAARRSRELSA; this is encoded by the coding sequence ATGGAAAATAAAACACTCGGATTCATCGGCGGCGGGAATATGGCTCAGGCCCTTCTGAAAGGGCTTTTGCAGCAGGGGATATATCAGCCGAAGCAGATTTGGGTCTCGGATGTCCTTCCGGAACGGCTGGACTTTCTGCGGCAGACCTACGGGGTTCACACGTCTGCGGACAATCGGGCGGCGGCCGAACAGGCCGACGTTCTGATTCTGGCCGTCAAACCCCAGCAGATGGCTGCTGTTCTGGAGGAAATCGCCGGCAGCATTCGCCGCGGAGCGCTTGTGATTTCAATTGCCGCCGGGGTTCGAACGGCTAAAATCCGCTCGTTTGTGCCTCAGAATCCGGTTATCCGGGTGATGCCCAATACACCGGCTATGGTTTCTGCGGGAGCCGCCGCCCTGTATAATGCGGGGGCTTTGCCGGAGCAGATGCAGGAGGCCCTGCGGATATTTGAATCAGTCGGCAAAACGGTTATCGCCGAACGGGAGGAGCTGCTCGATGCCGTCACGGCCGTCAGCGGGTCGGGGCCGGCGTACTTTTTCCTGCTGATGGAGGAGATGCTCAAGGCCGCTGCGGAGCTGGGGCTGGATGAGGCGACTGCCCGAGCCCTTGTACTGCAAACGGCCAAAGGGGCGGCGCTTCTGGCGGAGGAGGCTGCCGGCCGGGGGGAAACACCGGAACTCCTGCGAAAAAAGGTGACTTCGCCGGGCGGGACCACGGAGGCGGCCCTGAAGGTTTTCGCTGACCATTCCTTCGGTGTGATGGTGCGGCAAGCCCTGTTCGCGGCGGCCCGGCGTTCCAGAGAATTGTCGGCTTAA
- a CDS encoding electron-transfer flavoprotein:ubiquinone oxidoreductase, which translates to MSTPQANPVSVLIIGAGPAGLSAAIHLKKNHPQLDVVVIDKASGPGHHNLSGAVVESAALERLLNPIDPNWQTSEQAKKVLIGQVQQDDLLFLAGKCTAIKILPAVHLAKALGLGFGQLSHRGDWICSLSLLTAWLCELAQKAGAEVLHGFAAGEILWNEQTHLAEGVRLVDQGLDKEGHPQPNFLPGEIIPARVILIAEGCDGQIAEQFIQKAGLRRQCPQLFSLGVKELIKVSPQQYEAFGTGRVVHAMGYPLWTPLLGPGMFGGGIMYPMGAEQIAVGMIVGLDYPYYDFNPQDALTLFKEHRWVRRFIEGGKVVEGGAKMIPEGGFYALPRCPQTGSIGKSNVCLLGDSAGFVNMLKIKGIHNAVYSGLAAAEAVGANLDTPTAVARCYTRLLEENGVLKEMASAKNFRQTVAKFGPLQGLPLSVLGDWLPAFSVEPDWKAMRRRRYRLKPPVRFDKDTFTAVAGTAHREEQPCHLTIRDAAVCKEKCQPTYEAPCITFCPAGVYESIQGVVKPANPSNCLHCKTCQRKCPFDNIRWRCPEPTGGPKYKTM; encoded by the coding sequence ATGAGCACACCGCAGGCAAATCCTGTTTCGGTTTTGATTATCGGGGCCGGACCGGCAGGCCTGTCGGCGGCCATTCATCTGAAAAAGAACCATCCCCAACTGGATGTGGTTGTGATTGACAAGGCCTCCGGGCCGGGTCATCACAATCTGTCCGGCGCCGTGGTTGAATCCGCGGCCCTCGAGCGGCTGCTGAACCCGATTGACCCGAACTGGCAAACCTCCGAACAGGCCAAAAAAGTGCTCATCGGACAGGTTCAGCAGGATGACCTGCTCTTTTTGGCCGGAAAATGCACCGCAATCAAAATCCTGCCCGCCGTCCATCTGGCCAAAGCTCTGGGTCTTGGATTCGGCCAGCTCAGCCATCGCGGAGACTGGATTTGCTCGCTGAGCCTGCTGACCGCCTGGCTGTGCGAACTGGCGCAAAAAGCAGGCGCAGAGGTCCTGCACGGCTTTGCCGCCGGCGAAATCCTCTGGAACGAGCAAACCCATCTGGCCGAGGGCGTTCGGCTGGTGGACCAGGGACTCGACAAAGAAGGACATCCGCAGCCCAACTTCCTGCCCGGGGAAATCATTCCGGCCCGGGTTATCCTGATTGCCGAAGGATGCGACGGGCAAATCGCCGAGCAATTCATCCAAAAGGCCGGCCTGCGGCGGCAATGCCCCCAGCTGTTTTCACTGGGCGTCAAGGAATTGATTAAGGTCTCGCCGCAGCAGTACGAGGCCTTCGGCACCGGGCGTGTCGTCCATGCGATGGGCTATCCGCTCTGGACGCCGCTGCTCGGCCCGGGAATGTTCGGCGGCGGGATTATGTACCCGATGGGGGCCGAGCAGATTGCCGTCGGGATGATTGTCGGGCTGGACTATCCGTATTACGACTTCAATCCGCAGGACGCACTGACGCTCTTTAAAGAGCACCGCTGGGTGCGGCGGTTTATCGAAGGCGGCAAGGTCGTTGAAGGCGGCGCCAAGATGATACCCGAAGGCGGCTTTTACGCCCTGCCGCGCTGCCCCCAGACCGGCTCCATCGGCAAAAGCAATGTCTGCCTTCTGGGCGACAGCGCCGGATTTGTGAATATGCTCAAAATCAAGGGCATTCACAACGCCGTCTATTCAGGTCTGGCCGCCGCGGAAGCCGTCGGGGCTAATCTGGACACCCCAACGGCCGTCGCCCGATGCTATACGCGGCTGCTGGAGGAAAACGGCGTCTTAAAAGAAATGGCCTCCGCCAAAAACTTCCGCCAGACCGTTGCCAAGTTCGGGCCTCTGCAGGGGCTGCCCCTCTCCGTTTTGGGCGATTGGCTGCCTGCGTTTTCCGTTGAACCCGACTGGAAAGCCATGCGCCGGCGGCGTTATCGGCTCAAACCCCCTGTGCGGTTTGACAAAGACACCTTCACCGCCGTGGCCGGCACGGCTCATCGGGAGGAACAGCCCTGCCACCTGACGATACGCGATGCCGCCGTATGCAAAGAAAAATGTCAGCCGACTTATGAAGCCCCCTGCATCACCTTCTGTCCGGCGGGCGTGTATGAATCCATTCAGGGCGTCGTGAAACCGGCCAATCCTTCGAATTGTCTGCACTGCAAAACCTGTCAGAGGAAATGCCCGTTTGATAATATCCGCTGGAGGTGTCCTGAACCGACCGGCGGGCCGAAATACAAAACCATGTAG
- a CDS encoding ferredoxin: MKVRIEDNCTACGLCVNTCPEVFTMGQDMAEVLVETVPPMYEEAVQQAADECPVEAIIVE; encoded by the coding sequence ATGAAAGTTCGAATTGAAGACAATTGCACAGCATGCGGTTTGTGTGTAAATACCTGTCCGGAAGTCTTCACAATGGGGCAGGATATGGCGGAAGTCCTGGTCGAGACAGTCCCGCCGATGTATGAAGAGGCGGTTCAGCAGGCCGCCGACGAGTGCCCCGTCGAAGCGATTATTGTCGAATAA
- a CDS encoding sigma-70 family RNA polymerase sigma factor: MAIQVEHPALRQFLEPFQKGSRSEQRKILDNIEKLLLLLDPRKEYPFDFIVFRLSGRRVHGPLEDLLIPGRRILDDLRVFSMQLSRRMELSAAEQREPLYTVSQLAQRFSVSGKTIRRWQKQGLLGKHYLFPDGRRRLAFPESAVNQFVSLHPEHLEKAKKFSRLTEEEKKAVIELASQLQKAKPSRAKEPILQEVARRLGRARETVRSILAEHDRRFPEKAVFDRPFGRLSPKDRAALYKLARQKTPVRQLMERFGLSCSSVHRIINQQRAKELLGLKLEYVDSPEFHAPDAYRTIVESTDELFRELSEAPPSVLSRAEETALFRRYNYLKYLAFTERSQIQPAHPSSRQLRRIEEYLASAEQTQHFLLQVNMPLVIRVAGRHSQFGAPIGDLVGEGNLSLMAALEKFDYTKGYRFSTYAALAIAKDFARRIPAETARPDRAGGSDLSRVAQPSGGSAAPGFGAVEQAQRSLRDIIERELDERERFVVLNRFPLSEGVIPPKPKTLKEIGDALGLSKERVRQIELQALQKLRRTLSPEQFDLLTG; this comes from the coding sequence ATGGCGATTCAGGTTGAACATCCGGCTTTGCGGCAGTTTTTGGAACCTTTTCAGAAGGGTTCTCGCTCAGAGCAGAGAAAGATTCTGGATAATATAGAAAAACTTCTCCTTCTTTTAGACCCGCGGAAAGAATATCCGTTCGATTTCATTGTCTTTCGGCTCAGCGGGCGGCGTGTTCACGGACCCCTTGAGGACCTTCTGATTCCCGGACGACGGATTCTGGATGACCTGCGGGTGTTTTCAATGCAGCTGAGCCGCCGGATGGAGCTGTCCGCTGCTGAGCAAAGGGAGCCGCTTTATACCGTTTCTCAGTTGGCCCAGCGGTTTTCCGTGTCCGGCAAAACGATTCGGCGCTGGCAGAAACAGGGGCTTTTGGGCAAACACTACCTTTTTCCGGACGGACGGAGGCGGCTGGCATTTCCGGAGTCTGCAGTCAATCAGTTTGTTTCGCTGCATCCGGAGCATCTGGAGAAGGCCAAAAAGTTTTCCCGTCTGACGGAGGAGGAAAAAAAGGCGGTGATTGAACTGGCTTCCCAGCTGCAGAAGGCAAAGCCGAGCCGTGCGAAAGAGCCGATTTTGCAGGAGGTGGCCCGGCGTCTGGGAAGGGCACGCGAAACCGTGCGGTCTATTTTGGCCGAACATGACCGGCGGTTTCCGGAAAAAGCCGTATTTGACCGACCGTTCGGCCGACTGAGCCCCAAAGACCGCGCCGCCCTTTACAAACTTGCCAGGCAGAAGACGCCCGTCCGACAGCTGATGGAGCGGTTTGGATTAAGCTGCAGCTCCGTCCATCGAATCATCAATCAGCAGCGGGCCAAAGAACTGCTCGGGCTGAAACTGGAGTATGTGGACAGCCCGGAGTTTCATGCTCCGGATGCGTACCGCACGATCGTTGAATCGACGGATGAGCTTTTCCGGGAGCTGTCGGAGGCCCCTCCGTCGGTCCTGAGCCGAGCGGAAGAGACGGCGCTGTTTCGTCGGTACAATTATTTGAAGTATCTGGCCTTCACGGAGCGGTCGCAGATTCAGCCGGCTCATCCGTCCAGCCGGCAGCTGCGCCGCATTGAGGAGTATCTGGCCTCGGCCGAACAGACCCAGCATTTCCTTCTGCAGGTGAATATGCCGCTGGTGATTCGGGTGGCGGGCAGACACAGTCAGTTTGGTGCTCCCATAGGAGATTTGGTAGGAGAGGGGAATCTGTCGCTGATGGCGGCCCTGGAAAAATTTGATTACACCAAGGGTTATCGTTTCAGTACGTATGCGGCTCTGGCAATCGCCAAGGATTTTGCCCGCCGCATCCCCGCGGAGACCGCCCGTCCGGACCGGGCCGGAGGGTCGGATTTGTCCCGCGTGGCTCAGCCGTCGGGAGGTTCGGCTGCGCCGGGCTTCGGGGCCGTCGAACAGGCCCAGCGCAGTCTGCGGGATATTATTGAACGGGAACTGGACGAGCGGGAACGTTTTGTTGTGCTGAACCGGTTCCCCCTTAGTGAGGGGGTCATCCCGCCCAAACCCAAGACACTCAAGGAAATCGGGGATGCCCTGGGTTTGAGCAAAGAACGGGTTCGCCAGATTGAACTGCAGGCGCTCCAGAAGCTCCGTCGGACGCTCAGTCCGGAACAGTTTGACTTGCTGACCGGCTGA
- a CDS encoding FAD-binding protein, with amino-acid sequence MSDYIVLVKQVPDVSQITDNAFDPNTGNLIRTRLPSVINELDAQALAFARRMAFLAGDQKARIIALTMGPPMAAEVLRYCLARCANTAILLTDKALGGADTWATANPLAWAIRKIAKEMLQDPQDYYIVAGMQSVDGDTAQVPPQIAEEMNIPCVSYITDAHFQQGRFTFTRIISGGSQTVQLRRMPAVLTVAKYEYPLFASFQRTRQASKLPLIQWDARTIQAKAIGVEGSKTRVIRVFPPGKTSRKCQPVHSAKELAQVIAQSLRQASSGEQAQEKSRPAYLLPVRRKSPFDRSFEGTAKELEDFHVLTQILQEMKITRPEEITDQVCEQILKDPRVDFHKKALEDMIEGYRLTDPTYKGEVWVVAEQDETGIHPAVFELLGKARELADSLEVQTGVVLAGKSVRPLADSLIAAGADKVYLLEHPLLEPFDPFVWRKAVADVWEKYRPQIVLFAATPQGRVLAPMVSYRTGCGLTADCTGLDIRDSSRKKQIAILFQTRPALGGNVMATICTKDSPCQMATARPGVMKRLDDNPSRRGTIVSHLVQLTDEDRSLEILRTEKGTGKVHFDSDCIVSGGKGMQNRDNYDRLLNLLCTAIRERFAVSVEKGASRTAVEQGFAERIYQVGQTGTAVGPKLYIAVGISGAIQHMIGIANTETIVAINTDPHAPIFKQCDYYLIGSAEQVIPQLAEELRTMG; translated from the coding sequence ATGAGCGACTATATCGTTTTAGTCAAGCAAGTACCAGACGTCTCTCAGATTACAGACAATGCCTTTGACCCCAACACCGGCAATCTCATCCGAACCCGCCTGCCGAGTGTGATTAATGAACTCGATGCCCAGGCCCTGGCCTTTGCCCGCCGAATGGCTTTTCTGGCCGGTGACCAAAAAGCCCGGATTATCGCCCTGACAATGGGTCCCCCAATGGCCGCAGAGGTTCTCCGGTATTGCCTGGCCCGCTGTGCAAATACCGCCATCCTTCTGACTGACAAGGCGCTTGGCGGAGCTGACACGTGGGCCACAGCCAACCCGCTGGCCTGGGCCATCCGAAAAATTGCCAAAGAAATGCTTCAGGACCCGCAGGATTACTACATCGTGGCGGGTATGCAGTCTGTGGACGGCGACACAGCCCAGGTTCCTCCCCAGATTGCCGAAGAAATGAATATTCCCTGTGTTTCCTATATTACCGATGCTCACTTTCAGCAGGGGCGGTTCACTTTTACACGAATCATCTCCGGCGGCAGCCAAACCGTTCAGCTGCGGCGGATGCCGGCGGTTTTGACAGTCGCCAAATACGAATATCCCCTGTTCGCCTCCTTCCAACGAACCCGCCAGGCCTCCAAACTCCCTCTGATTCAATGGGATGCCCGAACCATTCAGGCCAAGGCCATTGGCGTGGAGGGCTCAAAAACCCGGGTCATTCGGGTTTTCCCGCCCGGTAAAACCAGCCGCAAATGTCAGCCGGTTCACTCTGCCAAGGAACTGGCCCAAGTCATTGCTCAATCCCTGCGGCAGGCCTCCTCCGGCGAACAGGCCCAGGAAAAAAGCCGGCCGGCTTATCTTCTGCCCGTCAGACGAAAGAGCCCCTTTGACCGCTCCTTCGAAGGAACCGCCAAAGAATTGGAAGATTTTCATGTCCTCACCCAAATCCTTCAGGAAATGAAGATTACCCGTCCGGAGGAAATCACAGACCAGGTCTGCGAACAAATTCTTAAAGACCCTCGTGTGGATTTTCATAAAAAAGCCCTCGAGGATATGATTGAAGGGTATCGGCTGACAGACCCGACCTACAAAGGAGAGGTCTGGGTAGTCGCCGAGCAGGATGAAACCGGAATCCACCCGGCGGTCTTTGAACTGCTGGGCAAGGCCCGCGAGCTGGCGGATTCGCTGGAGGTCCAGACCGGGGTTGTCCTGGCCGGCAAATCCGTCCGGCCTTTGGCCGATTCGCTGATTGCCGCCGGCGCGGACAAGGTCTATCTGCTCGAACATCCTCTGCTGGAGCCCTTTGACCCCTTTGTCTGGCGAAAGGCCGTCGCCGACGTCTGGGAAAAATATCGTCCGCAGATTGTCCTGTTTGCCGCCACCCCGCAGGGGCGGGTGCTGGCCCCAATGGTTTCCTACCGAACCGGCTGCGGGCTTACGGCCGACTGCACCGGTCTGGACATCCGCGACAGCAGCCGCAAAAAACAAATCGCCATCCTGTTCCAGACGCGTCCGGCCCTCGGGGGCAACGTAATGGCAACCATCTGCACAAAGGATTCCCCCTGCCAGATGGCTACCGCCCGGCCGGGTGTGATGAAACGACTGGACGACAATCCGTCGCGGCGGGGAACCATCGTCTCCCATTTGGTTCAGCTGACGGATGAAGACCGCTCGCTGGAGATTTTGCGGACGGAAAAAGGCACCGGAAAGGTCCATTTCGACAGCGACTGCATCGTCAGCGGCGGCAAGGGAATGCAGAATCGAGATAATTATGACCGGCTCCTGAACCTGCTCTGTACGGCGATTCGGGAGCGGTTTGCCGTCTCTGTGGAAAAAGGCGCCTCCCGCACGGCGGTCGAACAGGGCTTTGCAGAGCGGATTTATCAGGTCGGCCAGACCGGTACAGCCGTCGGTCCCAAACTGTATATCGCCGTCGGCATCTCCGGCGCCATTCAGCATATGATCGGCATCGCCAATACCGAAACGATTGTGGCGATTAATACAGACCCGCACGCACCGATTTTCAAACAGTGTGATTATTACCTTATCGGCAGCGCCGAACAAGTGATCCCCCAACTGGCGGAAGAATTGAGGACAATGGGATGA